A single region of the Streptomyces sp. NBC_00425 genome encodes:
- a CDS encoding Gfo/Idh/MocA family protein: MNSKRVGVGVIGGGVISSHYLENLTRFPDLNVVAIADLDQERARARAREFGLRHLLVHELLAHDDIEIVLNLTVPAAHFDVSARILASGKHVWSEKPLATSRRDARLLLDKAGRRGLRVACAPDTFLGGALQTAQRAVLAGRIGEPKSALAIMQSPGPEGTHPNPAFYYDQGAGPLLDMGPYHVTALVQTLGAVRRVSSVSSTARAVRRVLVGAGAGTEFDVRVPSQHMALLEFASGARATLVTSFDSGIRRDLLELHGTEASLEIPDPNRFAGTGRFVPLHAEPEDVPAVGSTWGRGVGVLELARSIRDDVPERASGALACHVLDVLLAIAEAARAGTPLTLESTVASPAPLAENWDPTAATL; this comes from the coding sequence GTGAACTCCAAGCGAGTGGGTGTCGGCGTCATCGGCGGCGGCGTCATCAGCAGCCACTACCTCGAGAACCTGACCCGGTTCCCTGATCTGAACGTGGTCGCGATAGCGGACCTCGACCAGGAGCGCGCCCGTGCCCGTGCGCGGGAGTTCGGGTTGCGGCACCTGCTCGTCCACGAGCTCCTGGCCCACGACGACATCGAGATCGTGCTGAACCTCACCGTCCCCGCCGCCCACTTCGACGTGTCGGCCCGGATCCTCGCGAGCGGCAAGCACGTCTGGAGTGAGAAGCCCCTCGCCACCAGCCGCCGCGACGCACGGTTGCTGCTGGACAAGGCCGGACGGAGAGGACTTCGCGTGGCCTGCGCGCCCGACACGTTCCTCGGTGGTGCCCTTCAGACAGCACAACGAGCGGTCCTCGCGGGCCGCATCGGCGAACCGAAGAGCGCGCTGGCGATCATGCAGTCCCCGGGACCGGAAGGCACCCACCCGAATCCCGCCTTCTACTACGACCAGGGCGCCGGCCCGCTGCTGGACATGGGGCCGTACCACGTCACCGCGCTCGTGCAAACCTTGGGTGCCGTCCGGCGTGTGAGCTCGGTTTCCTCCACCGCACGAGCCGTCAGGCGCGTCCTCGTCGGGGCGGGCGCCGGGACCGAGTTCGACGTGCGCGTACCGAGTCAGCACATGGCTCTGCTGGAGTTCGCCTCCGGCGCACGGGCGACCCTCGTCACGAGCTTCGATTCGGGCATCCGCCGCGACCTTCTCGAACTGCACGGCACGGAAGCCTCACTCGAGATTCCCGACCCCAACCGCTTCGCTGGAACAGGCAGGTTCGTCCCTCTCCACGCGGAACCGGAAGACGTACCCGCTGTCGGGTCCACGTGGGGCCGGGGAGTGGGGGTGCTGGAGCTCGCTCGCTCGATACGCGACGACGTACCGGAACGCGCCTCCGGTGCACTCGCCTGCCACGTTCTCGACGTGCTCCTCGCCATCGCGGAGGCGGCACGGGCCGGGACACCGTTGACCCTCGAATCCACCGTGGCATCGCCGGCTCCCCTGGCCGAGAACTGGGACCCCACGGCCGCGACCCTCTAG
- a CDS encoding sugar phosphate isomerase/epimerase family protein has product MTERLHSVQLYTLRNAIETDLPGTLARVAAMGFENVELWRFEQYRDAYRRALTETPLRPLSAHASLVDGNASAAVRMAAELGIGTLIEPHIIARRWTTRADIEAAAASLNGVARLARDAGITIGYHNHDHEVRQDFDGRTGLEVFAEALDEDVVLELDTFWAEVGGASAVELISRLGARVRFLHLKDGPYTTTLLEQLPVGQGSMPVADILKAAPDAVRVVELDDYAGDPFDAVRQSLRHLVEVDR; this is encoded by the coding sequence ATGACGGAGCGCCTGCACTCAGTGCAGCTCTATACGCTGCGCAACGCCATCGAGACCGATCTCCCGGGGACGCTCGCGCGCGTTGCCGCGATGGGATTCGAGAACGTGGAGCTGTGGAGGTTCGAGCAGTACCGCGACGCGTACCGGCGTGCGCTGACCGAGACACCGCTGCGCCCGCTCAGCGCACACGCGAGCCTCGTCGATGGAAACGCTTCCGCGGCTGTCCGCATGGCAGCAGAGCTCGGAATCGGCACGCTCATCGAACCGCACATCATCGCTCGGCGCTGGACCACGCGGGCGGACATCGAAGCGGCGGCCGCGAGTCTGAACGGCGTCGCGAGGCTTGCCCGGGACGCAGGCATCACCATCGGGTACCACAACCACGACCACGAGGTCCGTCAGGACTTCGACGGCAGGACCGGCCTCGAAGTCTTCGCGGAGGCGCTGGACGAGGACGTCGTCCTGGAACTCGACACCTTCTGGGCCGAGGTCGGTGGCGCTTCCGCCGTGGAGTTGATCTCCCGGCTCGGGGCGCGCGTCAGGTTCCTGCACCTCAAGGACGGCCCGTACACCACAACCCTCCTGGAGCAACTGCCGGTCGGCCAGGGTTCGATGCCGGTGGCCGACATCCTGAAGGCCGCACCGGACGCGGTCCGCGTCGTGGAACTGGACGACTACGCGGGCGACCCGTTCGATGCCGTGCGGCAGAGCCTGCGTCACCTGGTGGAGGTCGACCGGTGA
- a CDS encoding alpha/beta hydrolase — translation MTLHPSISARLSLIEGLPSWRETLADPAVQPRLQEYRTWKAAPALPSVETGDESIPGPHGPIAVRVYRPPSAPRGPRPGLVWVHGGGWVFGDLDMHEADWTAREVCARADAVVVSVDYRLAVDGVTYPVPHDDVVAGVRWVRDIAAELGIEPARITVGGASAGANLAAGAVLRLRDDDNWLPATLVLAYATMHSVSPPLAPALAEAFAPLPRMVRILPEDVPQMTANYLGGTPDPHGYAFPASAVLDGLCPTLLLDAEYDDLRASSEAFAAALAKSGVPVRHVTVPGVLHGFLNLPSSVEPVDHALAVLADTVTTAHAGELAPDPGERG, via the coding sequence ATGACCCTGCATCCCAGCATCTCCGCCCGGCTCAGCCTGATCGAGGGTCTCCCCTCCTGGCGCGAGACACTCGCCGATCCGGCTGTGCAACCGCGCCTTCAGGAATACCGGACCTGGAAGGCGGCACCGGCACTGCCCTCCGTCGAAACCGGCGACGAGAGCATTCCCGGCCCGCACGGCCCGATAGCCGTCCGCGTCTACCGGCCGCCGTCAGCACCGCGGGGGCCTCGCCCCGGCCTGGTCTGGGTGCACGGCGGCGGATGGGTCTTCGGCGATCTCGACATGCACGAGGCCGACTGGACCGCCCGCGAGGTGTGCGCCAGGGCCGACGCCGTGGTCGTGAGCGTGGACTACCGGCTCGCGGTCGACGGCGTGACGTATCCGGTGCCGCACGACGACGTCGTGGCGGGCGTCCGATGGGTGCGCGATATCGCCGCGGAGCTCGGCATCGAACCGGCGCGGATCACCGTCGGTGGCGCGAGCGCGGGGGCGAACCTCGCCGCAGGAGCCGTACTTCGCCTGCGGGACGACGACAACTGGCTGCCCGCCACCCTGGTACTGGCCTATGCGACCATGCACTCCGTCTCCCCGCCCCTCGCGCCGGCACTGGCCGAAGCATTCGCGCCGTTGCCGCGCATGGTCCGGATCCTGCCGGAGGACGTGCCCCAGATGACGGCCAACTACCTGGGCGGCACGCCGGATCCGCACGGCTACGCCTTCCCCGCGAGCGCCGTCCTGGACGGACTCTGTCCCACCCTGCTGCTCGACGCCGAGTACGACGACCTGCGCGCCAGCAGCGAGGCATTCGCGGCCGCACTCGCGAAGTCGGGCGTACCCGTGCGGCATGTCACGGTGCCCGGCGTACTGCACGGCTTCCTCAACCTGCCCTCTTCGGTTGAACCCGTGGACCACGCGCTCGCCGTCCTGGCCGACACGGTGACAACGGCTCATGCGGGAGAACTCGCACCGGACCCGGGAGAACGCGGATGA
- a CDS encoding carbohydrate ABC transporter permease: protein MTTVTPSATRAAAGPPGRLRTSSLAGRAGVFAVMALFALYTLIPVWWLLVTATKNSGYLFTTNGLWFSHFDLWTNIRDVFREQDGIFARWLLNSALYSIGGAAVSTTLSAMAGYALAKYPFRGRDLTFNVILGAVLIPDVMFALPLYLMFSQVHLVNTYWAVFLPSVVSPFGVYLSRIYAGASVPDELIEAARLDGAGEARIFWRVAMPIMSPALVTIFLFQFVSIWNNYLLPLLMLNSDELQPVTVGLANWREGVNQGIPYNITITGAFLSVIPLIVAFLVLQRFWRSGLAAGSVK from the coding sequence ATGACGACCGTCACTCCCTCCGCAACACGTGCCGCCGCCGGGCCTCCCGGCCGACTGCGTACGTCATCGCTGGCCGGCCGGGCGGGCGTGTTCGCGGTCATGGCGCTCTTCGCCCTGTACACGCTCATCCCGGTCTGGTGGCTGCTGGTCACCGCGACGAAGAACAGCGGCTACCTGTTCACCACGAACGGGCTGTGGTTCTCCCATTTCGACCTGTGGACCAACATCCGTGACGTCTTCCGGGAACAGGACGGCATCTTCGCCCGGTGGCTGCTGAACAGCGCCCTCTACAGCATCGGCGGTGCGGCGGTGAGCACGACGCTGTCCGCCATGGCCGGGTACGCGCTGGCCAAGTACCCCTTCCGCGGTCGGGACCTGACCTTCAACGTCATCCTCGGCGCCGTCCTGATCCCGGACGTCATGTTCGCGCTACCCCTGTACCTGATGTTCAGTCAGGTCCACCTCGTCAACACCTACTGGGCCGTCTTCCTGCCCAGCGTCGTCAGCCCGTTCGGGGTCTACCTGTCACGCATCTACGCCGGAGCGTCGGTACCGGACGAACTGATCGAAGCCGCGCGACTCGACGGTGCCGGCGAGGCCCGGATCTTCTGGCGGGTCGCCATGCCGATCATGTCGCCCGCGCTGGTCACCATCTTCCTGTTCCAGTTCGTCAGCATCTGGAACAACTACCTGCTGCCCCTGCTCATGCTCAACAGCGACGAACTCCAGCCGGTCACCGTCGGGCTGGCCAACTGGCGAGAAGGGGTGAACCAAGGCATCCCCTACAACATCACCATCACCGGCGCGTTCCTCTCGGTGATCCCTCTGATCGTCGCGTTTCTCGTCCTTCAGCGGTTCTGGCGCTCCGGACTGGCCGCCGGGAGCGTGAAGTAG
- a CDS encoding carbohydrate ABC transporter permease, giving the protein MATRTPDDALAHPIAGSAAKRIPGRGHTRSAVLFLAPFGLLFTAMMLAPIGYAVYQSFFRTHRSGLGLGPSTTVFAGFDNYVTALHDSRFMSSFLRVFTLGIVQVPVMLGLALLLALLLDSRGAVFKKFFRQIYFLPYALPGVIAAIMWSFLYAPSVSPFTAALRHVGLDVNFLSGDLVLASIGNMMTWAWTGFNMLIIYSALQAIPGELTEAAVMDGCSGWRVAWHVKIPAVRPALILTTVFSIIGTAQLFNEPAVLSQVAPTVSPTYTPILATQQSADINNYNYAATQSVILALLTFVLSFGFLKFTQRKGTFA; this is encoded by the coding sequence ATGGCGACAAGAACGCCTGACGACGCTCTCGCCCACCCCATCGCCGGCTCGGCAGCGAAGCGAATCCCCGGCCGTGGCCACACTCGTTCCGCGGTGCTCTTCCTGGCACCGTTCGGGCTGTTGTTCACGGCGATGATGCTCGCACCGATCGGCTACGCGGTGTACCAGAGCTTCTTCAGGACGCACCGCAGCGGCCTCGGACTGGGTCCGTCGACGACTGTCTTCGCCGGGTTCGACAACTACGTGACGGCTCTGCACGACAGCCGGTTCATGTCGTCGTTCCTGCGGGTGTTCACGCTCGGCATCGTGCAGGTGCCGGTGATGCTGGGCCTGGCGCTCCTGCTGGCGCTGCTGCTGGACTCGCGTGGCGCCGTGTTCAAGAAGTTCTTCCGGCAGATCTACTTCCTGCCCTACGCGCTGCCGGGCGTGATCGCCGCGATCATGTGGTCGTTCCTGTACGCGCCGAGCGTCAGCCCGTTCACCGCCGCTCTGCGGCATGTCGGGCTCGATGTTAACTTCCTGTCCGGCGACCTCGTGCTCGCCTCGATCGGCAACATGATGACGTGGGCCTGGACCGGCTTCAACATGCTGATCATCTACTCGGCCTTGCAGGCGATCCCCGGCGAACTCACCGAAGCCGCCGTGATGGACGGCTGTTCCGGGTGGCGCGTCGCCTGGCACGTGAAGATTCCCGCGGTACGGCCGGCGCTGATCCTCACCACGGTGTTCTCCATCATCGGTACCGCACAGCTGTTCAACGAGCCCGCGGTGCTGAGCCAGGTCGCCCCGACCGTCTCCCCGACCTACACGCCGATCCTGGCGACACAGCAGTCGGCGGACATCAACAACTACAACTACGCGGCCACCCAGTCGGTCATCCTCGCCCTGCTGACCTTCGTGCTGTCGTTCGGCTTCCTCAAGTTCACCCAGCGGAAGGGCACCTTCGCATGA
- a CDS encoding ABC transporter substrate-binding protein has product MASRWVKGAGVMLTVASLVTLSACSGSGDSGGSSSGGKPVTVEFWGAAVGLDKSVALWNKSHPDIKVKYSQIPAGSIGGYAKMQNAVKASNAPCLGQVGYDTLSNFIATGALEDISQYADSAKDKFVPWTWQMSSVGDRVFGIPVDTGPMAMYYRTDLFKKYKISPPKTWDDFAAAAQKVHSANPSAYLTTTPQDAYDLGALTWQAGGKWFGTANDRWQVTIDNPQTSKVAQYWQGLLDKKLVTSDPMLDTAWFKKVQDGQLLSLVSAVWAAPLISKNLPELSGKWAVAPMPQWSAGQEAAGNRGGSATVVLKGCEHPKEATEFATWMSTDNDSVTSLIKNTGIYPAATSGQQLPAVDQPSAYFGGQNIYDVFRTAAANTSTGWVWGPTMSQVQSDMKDGLKKAGAGQGTIPKTVTSVQDSTVAAMKSQGLSVGK; this is encoded by the coding sequence ATGGCTTCACGGTGGGTGAAGGGGGCCGGGGTCATGTTGACCGTTGCCTCGCTCGTCACGCTCAGCGCCTGCAGCGGGTCCGGCGACTCGGGCGGTTCGAGCTCCGGCGGCAAGCCGGTGACGGTGGAGTTCTGGGGGGCGGCGGTCGGCCTCGACAAGTCCGTGGCGCTGTGGAACAAGTCCCACCCCGACATCAAGGTCAAGTACAGCCAGATCCCGGCGGGCAGCATCGGCGGCTACGCCAAGATGCAGAACGCGGTGAAGGCCAGCAACGCACCCTGTCTCGGTCAGGTGGGCTACGACACCCTCTCGAACTTCATCGCCACCGGCGCGCTGGAGGACATCTCCCAGTACGCCGACTCCGCCAAGGACAAGTTCGTGCCGTGGACCTGGCAGATGTCCAGCGTCGGCGACAGGGTGTTCGGCATCCCCGTCGACACCGGGCCCATGGCGATGTACTACCGCACCGACCTGTTCAAGAAGTACAAGATCTCGCCGCCGAAGACCTGGGACGATTTCGCCGCGGCCGCGCAGAAGGTACACAGCGCCAACCCCTCGGCCTACCTGACGACCACGCCGCAGGACGCCTATGACCTGGGGGCACTGACCTGGCAGGCCGGGGGCAAGTGGTTCGGTACTGCGAACGACCGGTGGCAGGTGACCATCGACAACCCTCAGACGAGCAAGGTCGCGCAGTACTGGCAGGGCCTGCTGGACAAGAAGCTGGTCACCAGTGACCCGATGCTGGACACGGCCTGGTTCAAGAAGGTGCAGGACGGGCAGCTGCTGTCGCTCGTCAGCGCCGTGTGGGCGGCTCCGCTCATCTCCAAGAACCTGCCCGAGCTGTCCGGCAAGTGGGCCGTGGCGCCCATGCCCCAGTGGTCCGCCGGGCAGGAGGCGGCCGGTAACCGCGGAGGCTCGGCGACCGTGGTGCTCAAGGGCTGCGAGCACCCGAAGGAAGCCACGGAGTTCGCGACCTGGATGAGCACCGACAACGACAGCGTCACCAGTCTGATCAAGAACACGGGTATCTACCCGGCCGCGACGAGCGGACAGCAGCTGCCTGCCGTGGACCAGCCGTCGGCGTACTTCGGCGGACAGAACATCTACGACGTGTTCAGGACAGCGGCCGCGAACACGAGCACGGGCTGGGTGTGGGGCCCGACGATGAGCCAGGTTCAGTCCGACATGAAGGACGGGCTCAAGAAGGCCGGAGCCGGGCAGGGCACCATCCCGAAGACCGTGACCTCCGTACAGGACAGCACCGTCGCGGCCATGAAGAGCCAGGGGCTGAGCGTCGGGAAGTGA
- a CDS encoding IS5 family transposase: protein MVIPLSTPATEGALLVPYPATLDVPHELVEHVAWLLYEHRRARNTRWRKLGCFDQALLTLVHLRKNETFAQLGAGFAISQATAWRYVDEALEVLASWAPGLHEALTGLGEGDHIIVDGTLIPTDRVRADQPYYSQKHKKHGMNVQVISRSDGTPLWFSRATPGRTHDLTAARAHGIVQACLTRQILVLADRAYQGAGATFRTPYYHHSEQPEHYQQFNRDHARLRAPGERAFARLKSWHIMRRARSSTRRISRTVQAIHVLLTCDYSG, encoded by the coding sequence GTGGTGATTCCACTCAGCACACCGGCGACCGAAGGGGCCCTGTTGGTTCCGTATCCTGCCACTCTCGACGTCCCGCATGAGCTCGTTGAGCACGTTGCCTGGCTGCTGTACGAGCACCGCCGCGCGCGTAACACCCGCTGGCGGAAGCTCGGCTGCTTCGACCAGGCACTGCTCACGCTTGTCCACCTGCGCAAGAACGAGACGTTCGCCCAGCTCGGCGCCGGGTTCGCGATATCGCAGGCCACCGCCTGGCGCTACGTGGACGAGGCCCTGGAGGTGCTGGCCTCCTGGGCCCCAGGCCTCCATGAAGCCCTCACCGGCCTCGGTGAGGGCGACCACATCATCGTTGACGGCACGCTGATCCCCACCGACCGCGTCCGCGCCGATCAGCCGTACTACTCGCAGAAACACAAGAAGCACGGCATGAACGTGCAGGTCATCTCCCGCTCTGACGGCACACCACTGTGGTTCTCCCGCGCGACACCAGGCCGCACACATGACCTGACCGCGGCCCGCGCCCACGGCATCGTCCAGGCCTGTCTGACCCGGCAGATCCTCGTGCTGGCGGACCGCGCCTACCAGGGTGCCGGCGCCACATTCCGCACCCCGTACTACCACCACAGCGAACAGCCCGAGCACTACCAGCAGTTCAACCGCGACCACGCCCGACTCCGAGCCCCCGGCGAACGCGCCTTCGCCCGGCTCAAGTCCTGGCACATCATGCGCAGAGCACGCTCCTCCACCCGCCGCATCAGCCGCACCGTCCAAGCCATCCACGTACTACTGACCTGCGACTATTCAGGATGA
- a CDS encoding pyridoxal phosphate-dependent aminotransferase produces MGEPDSNTPLPVVEAAVRALRAGRTRYSQITGSPDLRQEIASHLARFQGPGVEPANVVVTHGGSAGLAATVLSLLNPGDRVLLPEPTYSLYADHAAMAGAEVEWISTRPDGSIDLRKLAAAAPGARMLILCNPVNPTGMVFSKADIEGVGAILRAHPDLYLLSDEAYSDIIFDGIAFTSASELISVQDRVVLSGTFSKSYSMTGWRIGFICAAPAVAEKINLVHRTINGPLNTFVQDAAIEALRIPDKDLHALSAPFQHRRDLVMRHLDGLDAVSVVRPLGAFYAFPRIDSALSSVELVQRFADGGVLVRAGSEFGPSGEGHVRLSFATDEAALEEGLRRFTHVIKAL; encoded by the coding sequence ATGGGTGAGCCGGACAGCAACACGCCGCTGCCAGTGGTGGAGGCCGCCGTCCGGGCGTTGCGCGCCGGTCGCACTCGTTACTCGCAGATCACGGGGTCTCCGGATCTCCGTCAGGAAATCGCCTCCCACCTGGCGCGTTTCCAGGGCCCGGGGGTCGAACCGGCGAATGTCGTTGTCACTCACGGAGGCAGCGCCGGCCTGGCAGCCACCGTCCTCTCTCTGCTGAACCCGGGCGATCGAGTGCTGCTCCCCGAACCGACCTACTCCCTGTACGCGGACCACGCAGCCATGGCAGGGGCCGAGGTCGAGTGGATCTCCACGCGCCCTGACGGCTCGATCGACCTGCGCAAACTCGCGGCGGCGGCACCCGGTGCCCGCATGCTCATCCTGTGCAATCCCGTGAATCCCACCGGAATGGTGTTCTCCAAAGCCGATATTGAAGGAGTCGGTGCCATTCTGCGCGCTCACCCCGACCTCTACCTCCTGTCGGACGAGGCATACAGCGACATCATCTTCGACGGCATCGCGTTCACCTCGGCATCCGAACTGATCTCCGTGCAGGACCGCGTGGTGCTCTCCGGCACGTTCTCCAAGTCGTACTCGATGACCGGCTGGCGCATCGGTTTCATCTGCGCCGCCCCCGCTGTCGCCGAAAAGATCAACCTCGTCCACCGGACGATCAACGGGCCTCTGAACACCTTCGTCCAGGACGCGGCCATCGAGGCGCTACGCATTCCCGACAAGGATCTGCACGCACTCTCGGCGCCCTTCCAGCACCGCCGAGATCTGGTCATGCGGCACCTCGACGGTCTCGACGCGGTGAGCGTCGTCCGGCCTCTCGGGGCGTTCTACGCATTCCCCCGTATCGACAGCGCCCTGTCCTCCGTCGAACTTGTGCAACGGTTCGCCGACGGAGGCGTGCTCGTACGCGCCGGGTCCGAATTCGGCCCGTCGGGCGAGGGACACGTACGCCTGTCCTTCGCCACGGACGAAGCGGCACTCGAAGAGGGTCTGCGCCGCTTTACGCACGTCATCAAAGCGCTTTAG
- a CDS encoding TetR/AcrR family transcriptional regulator produces the protein MRRDAVRNRRKLLEAVGEALRTEPGAMTMAVVAERANLSLATAYRYFPSVEELLKAYLLGVIVQLRNYSHDCPKTGPALFEDVVREWARLVRSYGPAMVQIRSRTGFLTRLRGNDEVITPVRDAWERPIRSVMRHLDVPDDHFDHALFLYNAMFDPREILDLISTGLPEEEAISRLTAAYYGALQGWAGA, from the coding sequence ATGCGCCGCGACGCGGTCCGCAACCGGCGCAAGCTCCTGGAGGCCGTGGGGGAAGCGCTCAGGACCGAGCCCGGCGCGATGACCATGGCGGTCGTCGCGGAGCGAGCCAACCTGTCGCTGGCCACGGCCTACCGGTACTTCCCGTCGGTCGAGGAGCTCCTCAAGGCCTACCTGCTCGGCGTGATCGTCCAGCTGCGCAACTACAGCCACGACTGCCCCAAGACCGGCCCGGCCCTGTTCGAGGACGTGGTGCGGGAATGGGCTCGTCTGGTCCGCAGCTACGGCCCCGCCATGGTCCAGATCCGGTCGCGCACGGGGTTCCTCACCCGCCTGCGCGGCAACGACGAGGTGATCACCCCGGTCCGGGACGCCTGGGAGCGCCCCATTCGCAGTGTGATGCGGCACCTGGACGTGCCGGATGATCATTTCGATCACGCGTTGTTCCTGTACAACGCCATGTTCGATCCACGCGAGATCCTGGACCTGATCAGCACCGGCCTCCCGGAGGAGGAAGCGATCAGCCGTCTGACGGCGGCCTACTACGGGGCTCTCCAAGGCTGGGCAGGCGCCTGA